A region from the Cryptosporangium arvum DSM 44712 genome encodes:
- a CDS encoding acVLRF1 family peptidyl-tRNA hydrolase — MGGKPAAGGGRWVEVPPERLERWLAGFTERHGEGRTDVAADVVTVHGADGAIAECHAPFPPLVIGVRDPLEALVTHTATDRRVGVLLVRLGGYAAGIFEGTRLVVSKVDTRPVHGRNKAGGWSQQRFARRREGQARQLTEAAAAVAERVLLPEAGTLDAVVLGGDRAAVDTTLENRTLAPLRQLAVERFLTVPDPRRTILEATPEAFRAARIRVAP, encoded by the coding sequence ATGGGAGGAAAGCCGGCCGCCGGCGGCGGACGCTGGGTCGAGGTCCCGCCCGAGCGCCTGGAGCGCTGGCTGGCCGGCTTCACCGAACGCCACGGCGAGGGCCGCACCGACGTCGCGGCGGACGTCGTCACCGTGCACGGGGCCGACGGCGCGATCGCCGAGTGCCACGCCCCGTTCCCACCGTTGGTGATCGGCGTGCGCGACCCGCTCGAGGCGCTGGTGACGCACACCGCGACCGACCGGCGGGTCGGGGTGCTGCTGGTGCGGCTCGGTGGCTACGCGGCCGGGATCTTCGAGGGCACGCGGTTGGTCGTGTCGAAGGTCGACACCCGGCCGGTGCACGGCCGCAACAAGGCCGGCGGCTGGTCGCAGCAGCGGTTCGCCCGGCGTCGCGAGGGGCAGGCGCGCCAGCTCACCGAGGCGGCGGCGGCCGTCGCCGAGCGCGTGCTCCTCCCCGAAGCGGGCACGCTCGACGCGGTCGTGCTCGGCGGCGACCGGGCCGCGGTCGACACCACGCTCGAGAACCGCACGCTGGCGCCGCTGCGTCAGCTGGCGGTCGAGCGCTTCCTCACCGTCCCCGACCCCCGCCGCACGATCCTCGAAGCCACCCCGGAGGCGTTCCGCGCGGCCCGCATCCGGGTGGCGCCGTAG
- a CDS encoding MFS transporter produces MAAYRVYLGISFALAATTGLVYTTIVVYRVEAAGLDPLQLVLVGTALEAAYFTFQLPTGVLADLGSSRTCVVLGVAVLGVGLVVEGSLPTFAGVLAAQVVGALGYALVSGALEAWIAGEVGTGDLTRVYLRGSQAGLVGTLLGTAVSGVVAARRLDLPLLAGGGLLLATAASLVVVMPARTRARVPAEGDLSALGTVRAAWALIVRRPAFLLVFGVVALVGGWSEAIDRLWGAHLLENFRLPGPDATLWFSVLGVAATLLGLAVTQSLATRTGDTMRTLLVVVAALLVTTIVFGLATNVWVAIGAALALSAARTAFAPVLSAWLVERTDPGVRATVLSARDMFDATGQVAGGPALGALGTWWSLRAALVVGSTALAPAAALLVVARRRLRTAAAGNTNSPPPGG; encoded by the coding sequence GTGGCGGCTTACCGGGTGTACCTCGGGATCTCGTTCGCGCTCGCGGCGACCACCGGGCTCGTGTACACGACGATCGTCGTCTACCGGGTGGAGGCCGCCGGGCTGGACCCGTTGCAGCTCGTGCTGGTCGGGACGGCGCTCGAGGCCGCGTACTTCACGTTCCAGCTGCCCACCGGCGTGCTCGCCGACCTCGGCAGCAGCCGGACGTGTGTGGTGCTGGGGGTCGCTGTCCTGGGCGTCGGGCTGGTGGTGGAGGGCTCGCTACCGACCTTCGCCGGCGTCCTGGCCGCGCAGGTGGTCGGCGCGCTGGGGTACGCGCTGGTGAGCGGAGCGTTGGAAGCCTGGATCGCCGGGGAGGTCGGCACCGGCGACCTCACCCGGGTGTACCTGCGTGGGTCCCAGGCCGGGCTGGTCGGCACGCTGCTGGGCACCGCGGTGAGCGGCGTGGTGGCCGCGCGGCGCCTCGATCTGCCGCTGCTGGCCGGCGGTGGCCTGCTGCTCGCGACCGCGGCGTCGCTCGTCGTCGTCATGCCCGCACGGACGCGCGCCCGCGTCCCGGCCGAGGGTGATCTCTCGGCGCTGGGGACGGTGCGGGCGGCCTGGGCGCTGATCGTGCGGCGGCCGGCGTTCCTGCTGGTGTTCGGCGTGGTCGCGCTCGTCGGGGGGTGGAGCGAGGCGATCGACCGGCTCTGGGGCGCGCATCTCCTGGAGAACTTCCGGCTCCCCGGCCCCGACGCCACCCTCTGGTTCAGCGTCCTGGGTGTGGCCGCGACCCTGCTCGGGCTCGCCGTCACCCAGTCGCTCGCCACCCGGACCGGCGACACCATGCGGACGCTGCTCGTCGTCGTCGCCGCGCTGCTCGTCACCACGATCGTGTTCGGACTGGCCACGAACGTCTGGGTGGCGATAGGCGCCGCGCTGGCGCTCTCGGCCGCGCGCACCGCGTTCGCCCCGGTGCTGAGCGCCTGGCTGGTCGAACGCACCGATCCCGGCGTCCGCGCGACCGTGCTCTCGGCCCGGGACATGTTCGACGCCACGGGTCAGGTCGCCGGTGGCCCCGCTCTCGGCGCCCTCGGCACCTGGTGGTCCCTGCGCGCCGCCCTCGTCGTCGGCTCCACCGCGCTGGCCCCCGCCGCGGCCCTCCTGGTCGTGGCCCGGCGCCGCCTCCGGACCGCGGCCGCCGGGAACACGAACTCCCCGCCACCCGGAGGGTGA
- a CDS encoding metal-sulfur cluster assembly factor yields MTEPVAGGGAALDIAKIDDVEEAMRDVVDPELGINVVDLGLVYGIHVDDTNIATIDMTLTSAACPLTDVIEDQTRAALVSGGLVEDFRVNWVWMPPWGPDKITDDGREQLRALGFNV; encoded by the coding sequence ATGACTGAGCCGGTAGCCGGCGGCGGTGCCGCCCTGGACATCGCCAAGATCGACGACGTCGAAGAGGCCATGCGTGACGTGGTCGACCCGGAGCTCGGGATCAACGTGGTCGACCTCGGGCTCGTCTACGGCATCCACGTCGACGACACGAACATCGCCACGATCGACATGACGCTCACGTCCGCGGCGTGTCCGCTCACCGACGTGATCGAGGACCAGACCCGGGCCGCGCTGGTCAGCGGTGGCCTGGTTGAGGACTTCCGGGTCAACTGGGTCTGGATGCCCCCGTGGGGCCCGGACAAGATCACCGACGACGGCCGCGAGCAGCTCCGCGCTCTGGGCTTCAACGTCTGA
- the sufU gene encoding Fe-S cluster assembly sulfur transfer protein SufU, whose translation MSGLFGDAMYQEIILDHYKHPHGRGLRDPFEAQVHHVNPTCGDEVTLRVHLSGDSVADVSYDGAGCSISQASASVLHELIVGKSVEGAFSTVDTFVELLQSRGQIEPDEEVLEDAIAFAGVAKYPARVKCALLAWMAFKDATAQAVSKEGAEA comes from the coding sequence ATGAGTGGCTTGTTCGGGGACGCGATGTACCAGGAGATCATCCTGGACCACTACAAGCACCCGCACGGGCGCGGTCTGCGTGACCCGTTCGAGGCGCAGGTGCATCACGTCAACCCGACCTGTGGTGACGAGGTGACGCTGCGGGTCCACCTGTCCGGTGACTCGGTGGCCGACGTCTCGTACGACGGCGCCGGGTGCTCGATCAGCCAGGCGTCGGCGTCGGTGCTGCACGAGTTGATCGTGGGGAAGTCGGTCGAGGGCGCGTTCAGCACCGTCGACACGTTCGTCGAGCTGCTCCAGTCGCGCGGGCAGATCGAGCCCGACGAGGAAGTGCTGGAGGACGCGATCGCGTTCGCCGGCGTCGCCAAGTACCCGGCGCGGGTGAAGTGCGCTCTGCTCGCGTGGATGGCGTTCAAGGACGCGACGGCGCAGGCCGTCTCAAAAGAAGGGGCTGAGGCATGA
- a CDS encoding cysteine desulfurase has translation MSYDVELIRKDFPILSRRLHTEGGGEGVPVIYLDSANTSQKPQAVIDAMSEHLARHNANVARAVHTLGSEATLAYEAARDAVAGLIHAPSRNEVIFTKNSSEALNLVAYSLGNTAGRPAGTAFPLVGPGDEIVISEMEHHSNIVPWQLLCERTGATLRWFGITDDGRLDLSELDTLINERTRFVSYVHQSNILGTQNPVEPIVARARQVGALVMLDASQSVPHMPVNVADLGVDFIAFTGHKMVGPTGIGVLWGRADLLNSMPPFLGGGEMIETVSMEGSTFAGIPHRFEAGTPMIAEAVGLGAAVRYLTELGLENIQAHEHRLVEYALPRLKSVPGLTIVGPDTTEARGGTISFSLGEIHPHDIGQYLDELGIAVRVGHHCARPTCVRFGVPATTRASFYLYTTEAEIDALVDGLHQVVRFFG, from the coding sequence ATGAGTTATGACGTCGAGCTGATCCGGAAGGACTTCCCGATCCTCTCGCGTCGCCTGCACACCGAGGGCGGCGGCGAAGGCGTCCCGGTGATCTACCTGGACTCCGCGAACACTTCGCAGAAGCCCCAGGCCGTCATCGACGCGATGAGCGAGCACCTCGCCCGCCACAACGCCAACGTCGCCCGGGCCGTGCACACGCTCGGCTCGGAGGCGACGCTGGCCTACGAGGCGGCCCGGGACGCGGTGGCCGGCCTGATCCACGCGCCGAGCCGCAACGAGGTCATCTTCACGAAGAACTCGTCCGAGGCGCTCAACCTCGTCGCGTACTCGCTCGGCAACACCGCCGGTCGTCCCGCCGGCACGGCGTTCCCGCTGGTGGGCCCGGGCGACGAGATCGTGATCTCGGAGATGGAGCACCACTCCAACATCGTGCCGTGGCAGCTGCTCTGCGAGCGCACCGGCGCGACGCTGCGGTGGTTCGGGATCACCGACGACGGCCGGCTGGACCTGTCCGAACTCGACACGCTGATCAACGAGCGGACGCGGTTCGTCTCCTACGTCCACCAGTCGAACATCCTCGGCACCCAGAACCCGGTCGAGCCGATCGTGGCGCGGGCCCGCCAGGTGGGCGCGCTGGTGATGCTCGACGCGTCGCAGTCGGTGCCGCACATGCCGGTGAACGTGGCCGACCTCGGCGTCGACTTCATCGCGTTCACCGGGCACAAGATGGTCGGGCCGACCGGCATCGGCGTGCTCTGGGGCCGGGCGGATCTGCTCAACTCGATGCCGCCGTTCCTCGGTGGCGGCGAGATGATCGAGACCGTCTCGATGGAGGGCTCGACGTTCGCCGGGATCCCGCACCGGTTCGAGGCCGGTACGCCGATGATCGCCGAGGCCGTCGGGCTCGGTGCCGCCGTGCGGTACCTGACCGAGCTGGGCCTGGAGAACATCCAGGCGCACGAGCACCGGCTGGTGGAGTACGCGCTGCCGCGCCTGAAGTCGGTTCCGGGCCTGACGATCGTCGGGCCCGACACCACCGAGGCCCGGGGCGGCACGATCTCGTTCTCGCTCGGGGAGATCCACCCGCACGACATCGGCCAGTACCTGGACGAGCTGGGTATCGCGGTCCGGGTGGGGCACCACTGCGCCCGCCCGACCTGCGTCCGGTTCGGGGTTCCGGCCACCACGCGCGCCTCGTTCTACCTGTACACGACCGAAGCGGAAATTGACGCGCTCGTCGATGGGTTGCACCAGGTAGTCCGGTTCTTCGGGTGA
- the sufC gene encoding Fe-S cluster assembly ATPase SufC, producing MSTLEIRDLHVSVLTGDDAKPILRGVDLTVKSGETHAIMGPNGSGKSTLAYSIAGHPKYTVTSGTVLLDGEDVLAMSVDERARAGLFLAMQYPVEVPGVSVSNFLRTAATAVRGEAPKLRLWVKEVKTAMETLGVDQSFAERNVNEGFSGGEKKRHEILQLELLKPKIAILDETDSGLDIDALKSVSEGVNRARANGDIGTLLITHYTRILRYIQPDFVHVFVGGRIVQEGGPELADELEASGYERFITAAGAVS from the coding sequence GTGAGCACGCTCGAGATCCGCGACCTGCACGTCAGCGTCCTGACCGGCGACGATGCGAAGCCGATCCTGCGCGGGGTCGACCTCACCGTGAAGTCGGGGGAGACGCACGCGATCATGGGGCCGAACGGCTCCGGCAAGTCCACGCTGGCCTACTCGATCGCCGGCCACCCCAAGTACACGGTCACCAGCGGCACCGTGCTGCTCGACGGCGAGGACGTCCTCGCGATGAGCGTCGACGAGCGGGCCCGCGCCGGCCTGTTCCTCGCGATGCAGTACCCGGTCGAGGTGCCCGGTGTCTCGGTGTCGAACTTCCTGCGCACCGCGGCCACCGCGGTCCGCGGCGAGGCGCCGAAGCTCCGCCTCTGGGTCAAGGAAGTCAAGACCGCGATGGAGACGCTCGGCGTCGACCAGTCGTTCGCCGAGCGCAACGTCAACGAGGGCTTCTCCGGCGGTGAGAAGAAGCGGCACGAGATCCTCCAGCTCGAGCTGCTCAAGCCGAAGATCGCGATCCTCGACGAGACCGACTCCGGCCTCGACATCGACGCGCTCAAGTCGGTCTCCGAGGGCGTCAACCGGGCGCGGGCGAACGGCGACATCGGCACGCTGCTGATCACCCACTACACGCGGATCCTGCGCTACATCCAGCCCGACTTCGTGCACGTGTTCGTCGGCGGCCGCATCGTCCAGGAGGGCGGCCCGGAGCTCGCCGACGAGCTGGAGGCCTCGGGCTACGAGCGGTTCATCACCGCCGCGGGGGCTGTCTCATGA
- a CDS encoding non-heme iron oxygenase ferredoxin subunit, translating into MTYTRVCAVNDVEEEGVLAVEVDGEPVAVVRSNGEFFAIRDECSHAIVPLSEGDVEDCAIECWLHGSRFDLRSGKPTGLPATKPVPVYPVRVDGDDVLVSLNTNQESPQ; encoded by the coding sequence ATGACGTACACCCGGGTCTGCGCCGTGAACGACGTCGAGGAGGAAGGAGTCCTCGCCGTCGAGGTCGACGGTGAGCCGGTCGCGGTCGTGCGGTCGAACGGCGAATTCTTCGCGATCCGCGACGAGTGCTCGCACGCGATCGTTCCGCTCTCCGAAGGCGACGTGGAGGACTGCGCGATCGAGTGCTGGCTGCACGGATCCCGCTTCGATCTGCGGTCGGGCAAACCCACCGGCCTGCCGGCGACCAAACCGGTGCCCGTCTACCCGGTCCGGGTCGACGGCGACGACGTTCTCGTATCTCTGAACACGAACCAGGAGTCCCCCCAGTGA
- the sufD gene encoding Fe-S cluster assembly protein SufD yields the protein MLAGAHSHGGPADGKPPASKAEALRSYDVADFPRLTGREEEWRFTPLDRLRGLHDSSAEPAADALDERVGTAEGVRVEHVGTDDPRVGSALTPFDRPSADAYGKVKAATVVTVTDVVREYVVIDRTGRDANGASHGHLVLDIKPNAEAKILLDQAGNVALADNVEILVGDNASLTFVTRTDWSADSVQLQHQRVKLGRDARITHIAVTLGGDLVRQYTSVEFTGRGGEIDAYGIYFADAGQHLEHRLFVDHSVPDCRSNVVYRGALQGADAHTVWVGDVLIQDEASGTDTYEINRNLVLTDGARADSVPNLEIETGEIVGAGHASATGRFDDEQLFYLQSRGIPADEARRLVVRGFFAEITQKIGNPELVEAITSTIDARLAKAGA from the coding sequence GTGCTCGCCGGAGCGCACAGCCACGGTGGCCCGGCCGACGGCAAGCCGCCGGCCAGCAAGGCCGAGGCGCTGCGCTCCTACGACGTGGCCGACTTCCCCCGGCTCACCGGCCGGGAGGAAGAGTGGCGGTTCACGCCGCTCGACCGGCTCCGCGGCCTGCACGACAGCAGCGCCGAGCCGGCCGCCGACGCGCTCGACGAGCGCGTCGGCACCGCGGAGGGCGTCCGCGTCGAGCACGTGGGAACGGACGACCCGCGGGTCGGGAGCGCGCTGACACCGTTCGACCGTCCCTCCGCGGACGCGTACGGCAAGGTGAAGGCCGCCACCGTCGTCACGGTGACCGACGTCGTCCGCGAGTACGTGGTCATCGACCGCACCGGCCGGGACGCCAACGGCGCCAGCCACGGCCACCTCGTCCTCGACATCAAGCCCAACGCCGAGGCCAAGATCCTGCTCGACCAGGCCGGTAACGTCGCGCTGGCCGACAACGTCGAGATCCTCGTCGGTGACAACGCGAGCCTCACGTTCGTGACCCGCACCGACTGGTCGGCCGACTCGGTCCAGCTGCAGCACCAGCGGGTGAAGCTCGGCCGCGACGCGCGGATCACCCACATCGCGGTGACGCTCGGCGGCGACCTGGTCCGCCAGTACACGTCGGTGGAGTTCACCGGCCGCGGCGGCGAGATCGACGCGTACGGCATCTACTTCGCCGACGCCGGTCAGCACCTCGAGCACCGGCTGTTCGTCGACCACTCGGTGCCCGACTGCCGCTCGAACGTCGTCTACCGCGGCGCGCTGCAGGGCGCGGACGCCCACACGGTCTGGGTCGGCGACGTGCTGATCCAGGACGAAGCCAGCGGCACCGACACGTACGAGATCAACCGCAACCTGGTGCTCACCGACGGCGCCCGCGCCGACTCGGTGCCCAACCTGGAGATCGAGACCGGCGAGATCGTCGGCGCCGGGCACGCCAGCGCCACCGGCCGCTTCGACGACGAGCAGCTGTTCTACCTGCAGTCCCGGGGCATCCCGGCCGACGAGGCCCGGCGCCTGGTGGTCCGTGGCTTCTTCGCCGAGATCACCCAGAAGATCGGCAACCCGGAGCTGGTCGAGGCCATCACCTCCACGATCGACGCGCGGCTGGCCAAGGCGGGCGCGTAA
- the sufB gene encoding Fe-S cluster assembly protein SufB, translating to MTAITPENRSEAGAPVATVPLTQDEQIAALGNYAFGWSDSDVAGAAAQRGINEAVVRDISAKKSEPEWMLRRRLRGLTLFGKKPMPDWGADLGGIDFDNIKYFVRSTEKQAASWEELPEDIKNTYDKLGIPEAEKQRLVSGVAAQYESEVVYHKIREDLEEQGVVFMDTDTALREHEDIFKEYFGSVIPVGDNKFAALNTATWSGGSFIYVPKGVHVEIPLQAYFRINTENMGQFERTLIIVDEGAYVHYVEGCTAPIYSSDSLHSAVVEIIVKKNARCRYTTIQNWSNNVYNLVTKRAVCHEGATMEWIDGNIGSKVTMKYPAVFMTGEHAKGEVLSIAFAGEGQHQDAGAKMVHAAPNTSSTIVSKSVARGGGRTSYRGLVQVLDGAVGSKSTVKCDALLVDTVSRSDTYPYVDVREDDVAMGHEATVSKISDDQLFYLMSRGLTEDEAMAMIVRGFVEPIARELPMEYALELNRLIELQMEGAVG from the coding sequence ATGACCGCCATCACGCCCGAGAACCGCTCGGAGGCCGGCGCGCCCGTCGCGACCGTGCCCCTCACGCAGGACGAGCAGATCGCGGCGCTGGGCAACTATGCGTTCGGCTGGTCCGACTCCGACGTCGCCGGCGCCGCCGCGCAGCGCGGAATCAACGAAGCCGTCGTCCGGGACATCTCGGCGAAGAAGAGCGAACCCGAGTGGATGCTCCGCCGCCGCCTGCGCGGGTTGACGCTGTTCGGCAAGAAGCCGATGCCCGACTGGGGCGCCGACCTCGGCGGCATCGACTTCGACAACATCAAGTACTTCGTCCGCTCGACCGAGAAGCAGGCGGCGAGCTGGGAAGAGCTTCCCGAGGACATCAAGAACACCTACGACAAGCTGGGCATCCCGGAGGCGGAGAAGCAGCGGCTGGTCTCCGGTGTCGCGGCCCAGTACGAGTCCGAGGTCGTCTACCACAAGATCCGTGAGGACCTCGAGGAGCAGGGCGTGGTGTTCATGGACACCGACACCGCGCTGCGCGAGCACGAGGACATCTTCAAGGAGTACTTCGGTTCGGTGATCCCGGTCGGCGACAACAAGTTCGCCGCGCTGAACACCGCCACCTGGTCCGGCGGCTCGTTCATCTACGTGCCGAAGGGCGTGCACGTCGAGATCCCGCTGCAGGCCTACTTCCGGATCAACACCGAGAACATGGGCCAGTTCGAGCGGACGCTGATCATCGTCGACGAGGGCGCGTACGTGCACTACGTCGAGGGCTGCACGGCGCCGATCTACTCGTCGGACTCGCTGCACTCCGCGGTCGTCGAGATCATCGTGAAGAAGAACGCCCGGTGCCGGTACACGACGATCCAGAACTGGTCGAACAACGTGTACAACCTGGTCACCAAGCGCGCCGTCTGCCACGAGGGCGCCACCATGGAGTGGATCGACGGCAACATCGGCTCCAAGGTGACGATGAAGTACCCGGCCGTCTTCATGACCGGCGAGCACGCCAAGGGCGAGGTCCTCTCGATCGCGTTCGCGGGCGAGGGCCAGCACCAGGACGCCGGCGCCAAGATGGTGCACGCCGCGCCGAACACGTCGTCGACGATCGTCAGCAAGTCGGTGGCCCGCGGCGGCGGCCGCACCTCGTACCGCGGCCTGGTGCAGGTGCTCGACGGTGCGGTCGGCTCGAAGTCGACGGTGAAGTGCGACGCGCTGCTCGTCGACACGGTCTCCCGCTCCGACACCTACCCCTACGTCGACGTCCGCGAGGACGACGTCGCGATGGGGCACGAGGCCACGGTCTCCAAGATCAGCGACGACCAGCTGTTCTACCTGATGAGCCGAGGGCTGACCGAGGACGAGGCGATGGCGATGATCGTCCGCGGCTTCGTCGAGCCGATCGCCCGCGAGCTCCCGATGGAGTACGCGCTCGAGCTCAACCGCCTGATCGAACTGCAGATGGAAGGCGCAGTCGGTTAG
- a CDS encoding helix-turn-helix domain-containing protein: MGSDVKTRDRITRMLLEDGGATATHLSERLGLTAAAVRRHLDALLAEGAVESREKPGRGPRGRGRPAKEFVLTDAGRQTFPHTYDDLAAEVLRFLARLHGQDAVATFAAERVRVLEERCRTAMADAGDDPLARAEALAGALSAEGYAASASALAGGGQLCQHHCPVAQVAAEFPELCEAETAVISRLLGSHVQRLATIAHGDGVCTTHIPVRKAV; encoded by the coding sequence CTGGGCTCCGACGTGAAAACCCGCGACCGGATCACCCGCATGCTGTTGGAAGACGGCGGCGCCACCGCGACGCATCTGAGCGAACGGCTCGGCCTCACCGCGGCCGCGGTCCGCCGCCACCTCGACGCCCTGCTGGCCGAAGGGGCGGTCGAGAGCCGGGAGAAGCCCGGCCGCGGTCCGCGCGGCCGCGGGCGCCCGGCCAAGGAGTTCGTGCTCACCGACGCCGGCCGGCAGACGTTCCCGCACACGTACGACGACCTGGCCGCCGAGGTGCTCCGGTTCCTGGCCCGCCTCCACGGGCAGGACGCGGTGGCGACGTTCGCCGCCGAACGCGTCCGGGTACTCGAGGAGCGCTGCCGGACGGCGATGGCCGACGCCGGGGACGATCCGCTCGCCCGGGCCGAGGCCCTGGCCGGGGCGCTCTCCGCGGAGGGCTACGCTGCCAGCGCGTCGGCGCTGGCCGGGGGTGGCCAGCTGTGTCAGCACCACTGCCCGGTGGCCCAGGTCGCGGCCGAGTTCCCGGAACTCTGCGAAGCCGAGACCGCGGTCATTTCCCGGTTGCTCGGCAGCCACGTCCAACGGCTCGCGACGATCGCGCACGGAGACGGCGTCTGTACGACGCACATACCGGTGCGCAAAGCAGTTTGA
- a CDS encoding aminoglycoside N(3)-acetyltransferase — MDREAEVVARTPAPRTRRTLADDLRALGVEPGDVLLVHTALSALGWVAGREQAVILALQDAVGPTGTLVVPTQTGSNSDPAEWHAPAVPAPWWDAIRDGLPAFDPARTPSDGMGWLPETLRSWPGAIRSGHPQTSFAALGPAASALLRRHDLDCRFGDRSPLSALAAAGARVLLLGAGYDTCTAFHLGEARSAGAPRERLSCAALDSDGERRWVRYVDVVADERDFGALGEAFEATGAVASGPVGSARAHLFDLETAARFASTWIPANRAGWSG; from the coding sequence GTGGACCGCGAGGCCGAGGTCGTGGCCCGCACGCCGGCCCCGCGGACGCGCCGGACGCTCGCCGACGACCTGCGCGCGCTCGGGGTGGAACCGGGCGACGTCCTGCTGGTGCACACCGCGCTGTCGGCGCTCGGCTGGGTGGCCGGGCGCGAGCAGGCGGTCATCCTGGCCCTGCAGGACGCGGTCGGGCCGACCGGCACGCTGGTCGTGCCGACGCAGACCGGCAGCAACTCCGACCCCGCCGAGTGGCACGCGCCGGCCGTCCCGGCGCCGTGGTGGGACGCGATCCGCGACGGGTTGCCGGCGTTCGACCCGGCCCGCACCCCGTCCGACGGCATGGGCTGGCTGCCCGAGACGTTGCGTTCCTGGCCCGGGGCGATCCGCAGCGGGCACCCGCAGACGTCGTTCGCCGCGCTCGGTCCGGCGGCGTCGGCCCTGCTGCGCCGCCACGACCTGGACTGCCGGTTCGGGGACCGCTCGCCGCTCTCGGCGCTGGCCGCGGCCGGGGCCAGGGTGCTGCTGCTCGGCGCCGGCTACGACACCTGCACGGCGTTCCACCTGGGCGAGGCCCGCTCGGCCGGGGCGCCCCGGGAGCGCCTGTCGTGCGCGGCGCTGGACTCCGACGGCGAACGCCGCTGGGTGCGCTACGTGGACGTGGTGGCCGACGAACGCGACTTCGGTGCCCTGGGCGAGGCGTTCGAGGCCACCGGCGCGGTCGCCTCCGGCCCGGTGGGCAGCGCCCGGGCTCACCTCTTCGACCTGGAGACCGCCGCCCGCTTCGCGTCGACGTGGATCCCGGCCAACCGGGCGGGGTGGAGCGGCTAG
- the purU gene encoding formyltetrahydrofolate deformylase, translating into MPESSPQYVLTLSCADRPGIVHAVAGRLAGAGCNIQESQQFGDPFTGRFFMRVHISGPAGSGVAALREEFAATAAEFGMEWAVHDLAVRPRVLILVSKQGHCLNDLLFRRETGALKIDVPAIVSNHPDFAALARWHNVPFHHLPVTPDTKPEQEEKLRALVEEQRIDLVVLARYMQVLSDDLCRHLAGRAINIHHSFLPSFKGARPYHQAHARGVKLIGATAHYVTGALDEGPIIEQEVARVDHTDSPDEMVAVGRDVECLALSRAVRWHAEHRVLLNGDRTVVFD; encoded by the coding sequence GTGCCCGAATCGTCCCCCCAGTACGTCCTGACGCTTTCCTGCGCTGATCGTCCCGGCATCGTCCACGCGGTCGCCGGCCGCCTGGCCGGCGCCGGGTGCAACATCCAGGAGAGCCAGCAGTTCGGCGACCCGTTCACCGGCCGCTTCTTCATGCGGGTGCACATCAGCGGGCCGGCCGGCTCGGGCGTCGCGGCGTTGCGCGAGGAGTTCGCCGCGACCGCGGCCGAGTTCGGCATGGAGTGGGCGGTGCACGACCTGGCCGTGCGCCCGCGGGTGCTGATCCTCGTCAGCAAGCAGGGGCACTGCCTCAACGACCTGCTGTTCCGCCGCGAGACCGGGGCGCTGAAGATCGACGTGCCGGCGATCGTGTCCAACCACCCCGACTTCGCCGCGCTCGCCCGCTGGCACAACGTGCCGTTCCACCACCTGCCGGTGACGCCCGACACGAAGCCGGAGCAGGAGGAGAAGCTGCGTGCGCTGGTCGAGGAGCAGCGGATCGACCTGGTCGTGCTCGCCCGCTACATGCAGGTGCTCTCCGACGACCTGTGCCGGCACCTGGCCGGGCGGGCGATAAACATCCACCACTCGTTCCTGCCGAGCTTCAAGGGTGCCCGCCCGTACCACCAGGCGCACGCGCGCGGCGTCAAGCTGATCGGCGCGACCGCCCACTACGTCACCGGTGCGCTCGACGAAGGCCCGATCATCGAGCAGGAGGTCGCCCGGGTCGACCACACCGACAGCCCCGACGAGATGGTCGCGGTGGGCCGGGACGTGGAGTGCCTGGCGCTCTCCCGGGCGGTGCGGTGGCACGCGGAGCACCGGGTGCTCCTCAACGGCGACCGCACGGTCGTCTTCGACTAG